One genomic window of Evansella cellulosilytica DSM 2522 includes the following:
- the ispG gene encoding flavodoxin-dependent (E)-4-hydroxy-3-methylbut-2-enyl-diphosphate synthase, whose translation MTQFTHRKNTRPVKVGPITIGGNDEVIIQSMTMSKTHDVDATVAEIKRLEEAGCQVVRVACPDMRAAEAIPEIKKRINIPLVVDIHFDYKLALKAIEGGADKIRINPGNIGRKEKVEAVVNAAKAKGIPIRIGVNAGSLEKRILDKYGYPTADGMVESALHHIKILEDLDFHDIIVSMKASDVRLAVEAYEKAAQAFDYPLHLGITESGTLFSGTVKSAAGLGILLNKGIGNTVRISLSADPVEEVKVAKELLKTFGLAANAATLISCPTCGRIEIDLISIANEVEEYIQKINAPLKISVLGCAVNGPGEAKEADIGIAGARGEGLLFRKGKTIRKVPEADMVAELKKEIDKLAKEHEEKQKAELNN comes from the coding sequence TTGACCCAATTTACTCACCGTAAAAATACAAGACCTGTTAAGGTTGGGCCAATTACTATTGGTGGTAACGATGAAGTCATTATCCAAAGCATGACAATGTCTAAGACACATGACGTAGACGCTACCGTGGCAGAAATAAAACGACTTGAAGAAGCAGGGTGTCAAGTAGTAAGAGTGGCATGCCCTGATATGAGAGCTGCAGAGGCTATACCAGAAATTAAAAAGCGTATTAACATACCACTCGTTGTTGACATCCACTTTGATTATAAACTTGCTCTAAAAGCGATCGAAGGTGGAGCAGATAAAATTCGTATAAACCCTGGTAACATCGGTAGAAAAGAAAAAGTCGAAGCGGTAGTAAATGCCGCAAAGGCAAAAGGGATCCCCATTCGAATCGGCGTTAACGCAGGTTCACTTGAGAAAAGAATTCTTGATAAATATGGATATCCAACTGCAGATGGGATGGTAGAAAGTGCTTTACACCACATTAAGATTCTCGAAGACTTAGATTTTCATGACATTATCGTCTCTATGAAGGCTTCAGATGTCCGATTAGCAGTTGAGGCTTATGAAAAAGCAGCGCAAGCATTTGACTATCCACTTCATTTAGGGATCACAGAATCAGGAACACTATTCTCTGGCACGGTGAAAAGTGCTGCAGGCTTAGGTATCTTGCTCAATAAGGGTATCGGAAATACAGTAAGAATCTCTTTAAGTGCTGATCCCGTAGAAGAAGTGAAAGTTGCCAAGGAATTATTGAAAACATTTGGTTTAGCAGCTAATGCAGCTACTTTAATCTCTTGTCCAACTTGTGGACGTATTGAAATAGACCTTATTAGTATTGCTAACGAAGTTGAAGAATATATTCAAAAAATAAATGCACCACTTAAAATATCAGTTCTAGGGTGTGCCGTTAATGGGCCTGGTGAAGCGAAAGAAGCTGATATTGGAATTGCTGGTGCACGTGGAGAAGGTTTACTTTTCCGTAAAGGAAAAACAATTAGAAAGGTTCCTGAAGCGGATATGGTTGCTGAGTTAAAAAAAGAAATTGATAAATTAGCG
- a CDS encoding MFS transporter: MSHKEKVFMYVLGSLPFVMVVGNSMFLPILPSLEEALSISSSEAGFILTAFSIPAALIIPFVGYLADRFGKKNIILLSLLLVMIGSIISSIAPIINATTISYYLLLIGRLIQGFGAGGTTPLAMSIISDYFQGEKRSTALGTVEVFNGIGKMVSPFLGIAALAIVWHSTFWFYFLFSCITFVCIFYIVKEDTGNRNIKLAKYGKGVYKLVKKEYKWLMPIYFSGSTVLFILFGLLVYLAYEAEIVYQVTGVYKGILFLVPLGTLTGASYSSSRFIAGQKRNAYVMIVAAFFIMFVGIIIGILSHSFTILVLTLMFVSIGTGLLLPCCNFFVTSSVFNHERGTALSLYGMVRFLGVALGPYFYSMWMYDEREMFIYTFIILLFGVVWLYVGWITINKK, translated from the coding sequence ATGTCTCATAAGGAAAAGGTATTCATGTACGTGCTTGGCTCTTTACCATTTGTTATGGTTGTGGGTAATTCGATGTTCCTGCCTATACTGCCTTCTTTAGAAGAAGCACTGTCTATATCATCGAGTGAAGCAGGTTTCATACTCACTGCTTTTTCAATTCCTGCTGCCCTCATCATCCCTTTTGTAGGATATTTGGCCGACCGGTTTGGGAAGAAAAATATTATATTATTATCTCTGCTTCTAGTAATGATAGGGAGTATTATTTCATCAATAGCTCCTATAATAAATGCTACGACAATTTCTTATTACTTATTGCTCATTGGAAGACTAATACAAGGGTTTGGTGCTGGAGGAACAACACCTCTAGCAATGAGTATTATTAGTGATTACTTCCAAGGAGAAAAGAGAAGTACCGCACTTGGGACTGTAGAAGTTTTTAATGGTATTGGAAAAATGGTAAGCCCATTTTTAGGTATTGCTGCGCTTGCGATCGTTTGGCATAGTACATTTTGGTTTTACTTCTTATTCTCATGTATTACTTTTGTATGCATATTTTATATTGTAAAAGAAGATACGGGCAACCGAAATATAAAACTAGCTAAATATGGGAAAGGTGTTTATAAGCTTGTAAAAAAGGAATACAAGTGGTTGATGCCAATTTACTTTTCTGGAAGTACTGTTTTATTTATATTATTTGGACTATTAGTATATTTAGCGTACGAAGCAGAAATAGTATATCAAGTTACAGGGGTGTATAAAGGGATACTGTTTTTAGTACCTTTAGGGACACTAACCGGTGCTTCCTATTCTTCAAGTCGTTTTATTGCTGGCCAGAAACGAAATGCTTATGTCATGATTGTGGCAGCTTTTTTCATTATGTTTGTAGGAATAATAATTGGAATATTGTCACATTCATTTACTATTTTAGTTCTTACTTTAATGTTTGTTTCTATAGGAACAGGGTTACTTTTACCATGCTGTAACTTTTTTGTTACTTCTAGCGTCTTTAATCATGAAAGGGGAACTGCTCTATCACTTTATGGAATGGTTCGTTTTTTAGGAGTTGCACTTGGACCGTATTTTTACAGTATGTGGATGTACGATGAGAGAGAGATGTTTATTTACACTTTTATCATTCTTTTATTCGGAGTTGTTTGGCTTTACGTAGGTTGGATAACTATTAATAAAAAGTAG
- a CDS encoding DUF1002 domain-containing protein, with protein sequence MKNKAMKVVLATLSIWLLIFSISFADAIEGEVIVTLGEDLSSEQREMLLSEMGVTEETVEIIPVSNAEEHHYLGEYIASNVIGTRALSSSMITLLPEGQGITVETNRITQISEGMYANALFTAGVKDADIYVTAPFNVSGTGALTGLIKAYELTTDEVIPEEQKQIANEELAKTAELSEDYGVEQATELMTRIKEAIAQENVETEEDLRELIQRIANELGMTLTETELEGLVSLFHRMRNLNIDWDQVQNQIGKIRDNLSDFLSSDEGQGFIRAILDFFDSLIESIKGWFN encoded by the coding sequence ATGAAAAATAAAGCAATGAAGGTAGTATTAGCCACATTATCAATATGGTTACTCATCTTTTCTATTTCGTTTGCAGATGCAATAGAAGGGGAAGTGATTGTAACACTAGGTGAAGATTTAAGCTCTGAACAAAGAGAAATGTTATTATCGGAAATGGGAGTAACCGAAGAAACCGTTGAAATTATTCCTGTTTCTAATGCTGAGGAGCACCATTATTTAGGGGAATATATAGCGAGTAATGTGATTGGTACAAGAGCACTTTCTTCATCTATGATTACATTGCTGCCAGAAGGTCAAGGAATTACAGTTGAAACAAATAGAATTACACAAATATCTGAAGGTATGTACGCAAATGCATTATTTACAGCCGGTGTGAAGGATGCAGATATATATGTAACAGCTCCATTTAATGTATCAGGGACTGGAGCACTAACAGGTCTTATAAAAGCATATGAGCTTACAACAGATGAAGTTATACCAGAAGAACAGAAACAAATTGCAAATGAAGAGCTAGCAAAAACGGCAGAATTAAGTGAAGACTATGGTGTTGAGCAGGCAACAGAGTTAATGACAAGAATAAAAGAAGCGATCGCACAAGAAAATGTCGAAACGGAAGAGGACCTACGTGAACTAATACAAAGAATTGCCAATGAATTAGGGATGACATTAACTGAGACTGAGCTTGAAGGATTAGTATCCTTATTCCATCGAATGAGAAATTTAAATATTGATTGGGATCAAGTGCAAAATCAAATTGGGAAGATACGTGATAACTTAAGTGATTTTTTAAGTAGTGATGAGGGACAAGGTTTTATAAGAGCCATTCTTGATTTTTTTGACTCTTTAATTGAATCGATTAAAGGATGGTTTAATTAA
- a CDS encoding NfeD family protein yields the protein MEILDNASLGFLVVFIATLFIFGELMVRAKGLFGILGVAIMAMYFSYHLTAADSLWVVLLYAIGLILIIFDGKVTTDGTIALIGLLLMVLGLALPAPGIVYGVLVGMALIIAAPTSYLFTKVFPSRNMWSKMTLKDKLTSDLGYNSMNEEYKELIGKVGITKTPFRPTGTVEIEGKLYSATTDNQWVTSDQKVRVISADGTRIVIVQEN from the coding sequence ATGGAAATATTAGATAATGCCTCCTTAGGCTTTTTAGTCGTTTTTATTGCAACACTATTTATTTTTGGAGAGCTTATGGTCCGTGCAAAAGGGTTATTCGGGATCCTAGGGGTTGCTATTATGGCTATGTATTTTTCATACCATCTAACGGCTGCGGATAGCCTATGGGTAGTTTTATTATATGCTATTGGGTTAATTCTCATTATTTTTGATGGGAAAGTGACAACAGATGGTACGATTGCATTAATAGGATTGTTGTTAATGGTACTAGGCCTTGCTTTACCAGCTCCAGGGATAGTATATGGTGTTCTTGTCGGTATGGCACTCATTATAGCTGCGCCAACCTCGTATTTATTTACAAAAGTATTTCCATCTCGAAATATGTGGTCAAAGATGACTTTAAAAGATAAATTAACAAGTGATCTTGGATACAATTCAATGAATGAGGAATATAAGGAACTTATTGGAAAGGTAGGCATAACAAAAACGCCATTTCGTCCTACAGGCACTGTAGAAATAGAGGGGAAGCTTTATAGTGCAACTACGGATAACCAGTGGGTAACGAGCGACCAAAAAGTGAGAGTTATTTCGGCCGATGGAACGAGAATTGTAATTGTTCAGGAAAATTAA
- a CDS encoding helix-turn-helix domain-containing protein: MIGEIIRKKRKERGISLSELSRMTGVSKSYLSYIERGMKKNPSIEVIKRIFHSLNLPITMLSQDEPQKRHHTN, translated from the coding sequence ATGATTGGGGAAATTATAAGAAAAAAGAGGAAAGAACGAGGTATCTCACTTTCAGAATTATCTAGAATGACTGGTGTATCTAAGTCATACTTAAGTTATATTGAACGCGGAATGAAAAAAAATCCATCAATTGAGGTGATTAAACGTATTTTTCATTCACTTAATCTGCCCATTACAATGCTTTCACAAGATGAACCACAAAAAAGACACCACACAAACTAA
- a CDS encoding helix-turn-helix domain-containing protein, producing the protein MIGERVKRYRKEAGMTLTELADKAGVAKSYLSALERNIQTNPSIQFLEKVANVLGLSIDYLLKDQVDNVSIVDEDIDKEWVNLVQEAMNSGVSKEEFRDFLEFNKWKMKQK; encoded by the coding sequence ATGATTGGAGAGCGAGTAAAAAGATACCGTAAAGAAGCTGGTATGACCTTGACTGAATTAGCTGATAAAGCTGGCGTTGCAAAATCTTACTTAAGTGCACTTGAAAGAAATATACAAACAAACCCATCTATCCAATTTCTTGAAAAAGTTGCAAATGTTTTAGGGTTATCGATAGATTATCTTCTAAAGGATCAAGTAGATAACGTATCTATAGTAGATGAAGATATAGATAAAGAGTGGGTGAACTTAGTTCAAGAAGCGATGAATTCCGGGGTTTCTAAAGAAGAGTTCCGAGATTTCCTTGAATTTAATAAATGGAAAATGAAGCAAAAATAA
- a CDS encoding Na/Pi cotransporter family protein, whose product MFFGGLAIFLFGIKYMGDGLQKTAGDKLRDILDKFTSNPIMGVLAGIVVTVLLQTSTGTTVLAIGLVNAGFMTLRQSIGVIMGANIGTTVTAFIIGLKISDYALPIIAIGTFLIFFLKNRKANNIGQVFFGFGALFYGLSLMGEGLKPLRDLEIFAELTVSMSEIPLLGVLIGTIFTVAVQSSSASIGLLQQLYEQGAMTLDAALPVLFGDNIGTTITAVLAALGASIAAKRAAMTHVIFNLIGTIIVLLLIHPYISMMYFLQERLNLNEAMTIAVAHGIFNTSNVLIQLPFVAVLAFIVTKIIPGNETVIEYKAQHLDPALVQQSSSIALGQAKKETLRMAELSEQGLVAASDFVKTKQKRHAELTYQFEDAINNLDRKITDYLIRISANSLSTQDSAQHSMLMDTVRDIERVGDHMENIIELAEYQVTNKVKVSELALEDLNDMFNLTIETLKQAIKALDTNDILEARAVILKEEKIDKMERQLRKKHILRLNEGACEASAGIIFVDMISNLERIGDHAVNIAEAVIGEE is encoded by the coding sequence ATGTTCTTTGGCGGATTGGCGATATTCCTTTTTGGGATAAAGTATATGGGAGATGGCCTACAAAAAACAGCAGGGGACAAGCTTCGTGACATTTTAGATAAATTTACTAGTAATCCAATTATGGGGGTTTTAGCAGGTATCGTTGTTACGGTACTATTGCAAACTTCAACAGGGACAACAGTCCTTGCTATTGGCCTTGTTAATGCAGGGTTTATGACTCTAAGGCAGTCTATCGGTGTTATTATGGGAGCGAATATCGGTACAACGGTTACTGCATTCATTATCGGTCTTAAAATATCAGACTATGCTTTACCTATTATAGCAATTGGTACATTTTTAATTTTCTTCTTGAAAAATCGTAAAGCTAACAATATAGGACAAGTATTTTTTGGTTTTGGAGCATTATTTTATGGATTAAGCTTGATGGGAGAAGGGTTAAAGCCATTAAGGGATTTAGAGATATTTGCAGAATTAACAGTTTCCATGAGTGAAATTCCGCTCCTAGGTGTACTCATTGGAACTATTTTTACTGTAGCTGTTCAAAGCTCTTCGGCGTCAATCGGATTATTACAGCAGTTATATGAACAAGGTGCGATGACACTTGATGCAGCTTTACCAGTTTTATTTGGAGATAACATCGGTACAACAATTACTGCTGTTCTTGCAGCACTTGGTGCATCGATAGCAGCAAAAAGAGCAGCTATGACACATGTAATCTTTAATTTAATTGGTACAATTATAGTCCTTTTATTAATCCATCCATATATATCAATGATGTATTTTCTTCAGGAACGATTAAATCTTAATGAAGCCATGACAATTGCAGTAGCTCATGGTATATTCAACACGTCAAATGTATTAATACAATTACCATTTGTTGCGGTACTTGCATTTATTGTTACTAAGATCATTCCTGGTAATGAGACTGTAATTGAGTATAAAGCACAGCATTTAGATCCTGCATTAGTTCAACAATCATCTTCCATTGCTTTAGGGCAAGCTAAGAAAGAAACTTTAAGAATGGCGGAGTTGTCAGAACAGGGATTAGTTGCTGCATCTGATTTTGTTAAAACGAAGCAAAAGCGTCATGCTGAATTGACATACCAATTCGAGGATGCAATAAATAATTTAGACCGAAAGATTACAGATTATCTCATAAGAATTTCAGCAAATTCCCTTTCGACACAAGACTCAGCACAACACTCGATGTTGATGGACACTGTCCGTGATATTGAACGTGTTGGTGATCATATGGAAAATATTATTGAATTAGCTGAATACCAAGTTACAAATAAAGTGAAAGTTTCAGAACTTGCACTAGAAGATTTAAATGATATGTTTAATTTAACGATAGAGACATTAAAGCAAGCGATAAAGGCATTAGATACAAATGATATTTTAGAAGCAAGAGCTGTAATACTAAAGGAAGAAAAGATAGATAAAATGGAGCGACAGTTACGTAAAAAACATATTTTAAGATTAAATGAAGGTGCATGTGAAGCGTCAGCAGGTATCATTTTTGTTGACATGATTAGTAATTTAGAGCGTATTGGGGATCATGCAGTGAATATTGCAGAAGCTGTAATCGGAGAAGAATAA
- a CDS encoding iron-sulfur cluster biosynthesis family protein: MIIKLTSRAVDQLKQKINSNMIALKYDFDGCGCVVSGVTHLEEISQIEEGYEVASNEQNDFTIVFQKQYEWVYDEMMTIDFLEEANTFLLKSDNQIFNPRMMIKKV, from the coding sequence ATGATAATTAAGTTAACATCTCGTGCAGTGGACCAATTAAAGCAGAAAATTAATTCAAATATGATTGCATTAAAATATGATTTTGATGGATGTGGTTGTGTTGTTAGTGGTGTAACACACCTAGAGGAAATTTCTCAAATTGAAGAAGGCTATGAAGTTGCATCCAATGAACAAAATGATTTCACAATTGTTTTTCAGAAGCAATATGAATGGGTGTATGATGAAATGATGACAATAGATTTCCTAGAAGAAGCGAATACTTTTTTATTAAAAAGTGATAATCAAATTTTTAATCCGAGAATGATGATCAAAAAAGTCTAA
- a CDS encoding superoxide dismutase: MAFTLPELPYAHDALTPHIDEETMKIHHGKHHNTYVTKLNDALEGHSDLQGKSLEELLSNLDALPESIHGAVRNNGGGHFNHTLFWEIMSPNGGGEPTGELADAINSAFGSFDKFKEEFKNAALTRFGSGWAWLVVDGGKLTVTSTPNQDTPIMEGKTAILGVDVWEHAYYLKYQNLRPNYVDAFFNVVNWEEVAKRFSAAK, encoded by the coding sequence ATGGCTTTTACATTACCAGAACTACCATACGCTCATGATGCACTAACACCTCATATTGATGAGGAAACAATGAAAATTCACCACGGGAAGCACCATAACACATATGTGACTAAATTAAATGATGCATTAGAAGGGCACAGTGATCTACAAGGAAAAAGTTTAGAGGAACTATTAAGCAATTTAGACGCACTTCCTGAGAGTATACACGGTGCTGTTCGAAATAATGGTGGTGGTCATTTCAACCACACACTATTCTGGGAAATTATGTCTCCAAACGGTGGTGGAGAACCAACTGGAGAGTTAGCTGATGCAATTAATTCAGCTTTTGGAAGTTTTGATAAGTTTAAGGAAGAGTTTAAAAATGCAGCTTTAACTCGTTTCGGATCAGGATGGGCATGGTTAGTAGTAGACGGAGGAAAATTAACAGTTACAAGTACACCTAACCAAGACACTCCTATCATGGAAGGGAAAACAGCAATCCTTGGTGTTGACGTTTGGGAGCATGCTTATTACTTAAAATACCAAAATCTACGCCCTAACTATGTTGATGCATTTTTTAACGTAGTAAATTGGGAAGAAGTTGCAAAGCGTTTTAGTGCAGCTAAATAA
- a CDS encoding MFS transporter has protein sequence MKKLVRKMIGDVEPNKDLNLLLIIGGLYSLGIALSNTFVNVYLWKQSGEFMDLALYNLASVVMQPITFIIAGRWAKKVDRVIVLRLGVSFLSIFYFTVLFLGENAGNYLLLLGGMLGIGLGFYWLSFNVLTFEITEPETRDFFNGFLGILTSFAGMIGPISAGFLITHMDRLIGYRVIFAVSLGLFLTAVVLSLFLNRRSAKGQYQLLDILKVRKNNPHWKRITRAQYFQGLREGSFIFVIVVWIYVATGSELALGTYGLVASSVSFISYYLVGRFIKPQQRKHSILLGGIILYLAIFIIAFDLDFTRLIIYGVTISIAYPMLLVPYVSLTYDVIGTAWKAAEMRVEYIVVRELFINSGRISSILVLMLFIQRFGEEKGIPAALLLLGLGHAVIYWCVRKINLPMTKEKESYSVQKREKH, from the coding sequence ATGAAAAAGTTGGTACGAAAGATGATTGGTGATGTAGAGCCAAATAAGGACCTAAACCTTCTGCTTATAATTGGAGGGTTATACTCTCTCGGAATAGCATTATCGAATACATTTGTTAATGTGTACCTTTGGAAGCAGTCAGGGGAGTTTATGGATTTGGCCCTATATAACTTAGCGTCTGTAGTTATGCAACCGATTACCTTTATCATCGCTGGTCGATGGGCAAAAAAAGTAGATCGGGTTATTGTTTTGCGGTTAGGTGTTAGCTTTTTGTCTATATTTTATTTCACAGTTCTCTTTTTAGGTGAGAATGCTGGAAACTATTTATTGCTTTTAGGTGGAATGTTAGGGATTGGATTAGGCTTTTATTGGCTATCCTTTAATGTCCTTACTTTTGAAATTACAGAACCTGAAACGCGTGATTTCTTTAATGGTTTCTTAGGTATCCTTACTTCCTTTGCAGGAATGATCGGACCCATTAGTGCTGGCTTTTTAATTACGCATATGGATAGATTAATTGGGTATCGTGTTATCTTTGCAGTGTCATTAGGTTTATTCTTAACAGCGGTTGTATTGAGCCTCTTTCTCAATAGACGATCTGCAAAGGGGCAATATCAACTTTTGGATATTTTAAAAGTAAGGAAAAACAATCCACACTGGAAAAGAATTACACGAGCACAATACTTTCAGGGGTTGCGTGAAGGTAGCTTTATTTTTGTTATTGTTGTATGGATTTATGTTGCAACAGGCAGTGAACTCGCACTTGGAACGTATGGCTTAGTAGCTTCGTCAGTTTCGTTCATTAGCTATTATTTAGTAGGGCGCTTTATCAAACCCCAACAACGTAAGCATTCTATATTACTCGGTGGGATAATTTTATATTTGGCAATTTTTATTATTGCATTTGACCTCGATTTCACACGATTAATTATTTATGGTGTAACTATTTCTATTGCATACCCTATGTTGCTTGTTCCTTATGTATCACTCACATATGACGTGATTGGCACCGCTTGGAAAGCAGCAGAGATGAGAGTAGAGTATATCGTTGTAAGAGAACTATTCATTAATAGTGGACGCATCTCTTCTATTCTCGTACTCATGCTATTTATCCAGAGGTTCGGTGAAGAAAAAGGAATACCTGCAGCACTTTTGCTACTTGGACTTGGTCATGCTGTAATTTATTGGTGTGTTAGAAAAATTAACTTGCCGATGACAAAGGAAAAAGAATCTTATAGCGTTCAAAAAAGGGAAAAACATTAA
- a CDS encoding peptidoglycan D,D-transpeptidase FtsI family protein — MQIVQGEEFQEQLERTINVSVPIDAPRGLMYDRYGNILVDNELQFTVTYTNRKTPQLEMIETARKLNEFVTIESRRTERDLREYWALLNHDEYIELMSIEEESELELSNAEAHTARLDRIPEEEIDALQEDEYEMQVYSLWREFNTGYNDLPHKVAQGITYEQAALIMENLEHLPGVDIIRDAERKYIYGDSLRRVFGNVGSIQRDNIDYYLANGYLRNEQVGTSYIEAQYESVLRGRNGRLENFMDQDGNFLRNPEEHVGSRGNDLVLTFDMELQQHVEKAIKDTVESERYYSQFVGDPDAYVVMMEPHTGDILAMAGYRDEANRNVLTTFTGSFEMGSAIKGATVLAGFDSGVFAPGDRVWDRTMNLSGGGTISSHTTLGSVDHLTALERSSNIYMVYVAMRLIGYSPGVSSSWGNYYRGYDILRDYYAQFGLGVPTGIDLPNESAGINGGNIPEPGRLLYLSFGQFDTYTPMQLAQYVATIANDGYRVAPRVVKEIREPSRDRNELGQISQQVEPKILNSLDMDPWYIDEVKKGFHRVTHGNQGTARSFFADRPYDAAGKTGTAQVFVDGKPANNQTFVAFAPYDNPEVAIAVVVPGISNQASASGAANTISQKVLDAYFDLKEERRGPLNWDEDLLEDEEDDEDEEESE, encoded by the coding sequence GTGCAAATTGTTCAAGGAGAGGAATTTCAAGAACAACTAGAACGTACGATAAACGTGAGTGTTCCGATAGATGCACCAAGAGGTTTGATGTATGATAGATATGGAAACATCCTTGTTGATAATGAACTCCAATTTACCGTTACGTATACTAATAGAAAAACACCACAGCTAGAAATGATAGAAACGGCTAGAAAATTAAATGAATTTGTTACTATTGAATCTAGAAGAACGGAACGAGATTTACGGGAATATTGGGCACTGCTTAACCATGATGAATATATAGAATTAATGTCCATAGAAGAGGAAAGTGAATTAGAATTATCAAATGCAGAAGCACACACGGCTCGTCTTGATAGAATTCCTGAGGAAGAGATTGATGCGCTTCAAGAAGATGAATATGAAATGCAAGTTTATTCTTTGTGGCGAGAATTTAATACTGGGTATAATGATTTACCACATAAAGTGGCACAAGGAATCACTTATGAGCAGGCTGCGTTAATTATGGAGAATTTAGAACACCTGCCTGGTGTAGATATCATTCGTGATGCTGAAAGAAAATATATATACGGCGATTCTCTCCGTAGAGTTTTTGGAAACGTTGGATCAATACAACGTGATAATATCGATTATTACCTTGCTAATGGTTATTTAAGAAATGAACAAGTTGGAACGAGCTATATTGAAGCACAGTATGAATCAGTCCTCCGAGGAAGAAATGGGCGTCTAGAAAACTTTATGGATCAGGATGGTAACTTCTTACGGAATCCTGAGGAACATGTTGGAAGTAGAGGAAATGATTTAGTATTAACGTTTGATATGGAATTACAACAACATGTTGAGAAAGCGATAAAGGATACAGTAGAGTCTGAACGATATTATTCACAGTTCGTTGGTGACCCTGATGCCTATGTTGTCATGATGGAGCCACATACTGGCGATATTTTAGCGATGGCAGGGTATAGAGATGAAGCAAATAGAAATGTGTTGACGACGTTTACTGGGAGCTTTGAAATGGGGTCGGCGATTAAAGGTGCAACAGTGCTTGCTGGCTTTGACTCAGGAGTATTTGCTCCAGGAGATCGTGTATGGGATAGAACGATGAACCTTTCTGGTGGAGGAACAATAAGCTCACATACAACTTTAGGGTCAGTAGATCATTTAACTGCCTTAGAGAGGTCCTCTAACATATATATGGTATATGTTGCTATGAGACTTATTGGCTATAGTCCTGGTGTTTCTTCAAGTTGGGGTAATTACTACCGTGGATATGATATATTGCGTGATTATTATGCACAATTTGGCTTAGGTGTTCCGACAGGTATTGATTTACCTAATGAATCAGCTGGTATTAATGGCGGGAACATTCCAGAGCCAGGTAGATTATTATATTTGTCTTTTGGACAATTTGATACGTACACACCGATGCAGTTAGCACAGTATGTTGCAACGATAGCAAACGACGGTTATCGTGTAGCCCCTAGAGTAGTAAAAGAAATTAGAGAACCTAGTAGAGATAGGAATGAATTAGGGCAAATATCACAGCAGGTGGAGCCAAAGATTTTAAATTCTTTAGATATGGACCCATGGTATATTGATGAAGTGAAAAAAGGGTTTCACCGAGTGACACACGGGAATCAAGGGACTGCTAGAAGCTTTTTTGCGGATAGACCGTACGATGCAGCTGGGAAAACAGGTACCGCTCAGGTCTTTGTAGATGGGAAACCAGCGAATAATCAAACGTTTGTAGCTTTTGCACCTTACGATAACCCAGAAGTTGCAATTGCAGTCGTTGTTCCAGGCATCAGTAACCAGGCAAGTGCTAGTGGTGCTGCTAATACAATTTCTCAAAAAGTGCTTGATGCGTATTTTGACTTAAAGGAAGAACGCCGTGGGCCATTGAATTGGGACGAAGACTTGTTAGAAGATGAAGAAGACGATGAAGATGAAGAAGAAAGTGAATAA